A window of the Linepithema humile isolate Giens D197 chromosome 4, Lhum_UNIL_v1.0, whole genome shotgun sequence genome harbors these coding sequences:
- the LOC105672207 gene encoding serine/threonine-protein kinase Wnk isoform X3, translating into MPRCYNDSKTVSSVNSNHKHSTDDIVLTQSNTFSIGSQLEADEDPPVVEKSHRRLRCDLSPVPTSTNTNLNIKFLGLKGDKSIRQDHQVSTGSGGHKEKNRETKKRAAIGNTVRGFLSSGHNRQDRYETNRQRSSGGTGGGLSSLCPKLVASGGSGSQSGISLSVGHLASQESGGPCAVVTTQRIHSHAHHRRQRKLSIVAQAGPSANATGDRKVLSNISRSASISKKQTRSQRHDQNADSLSVTSNGLATSSPSSKKKVLSALHISEKSSTQSINSSSLDHENDRSFSDAEEAIAATENVFATPGSSSTPSTPINKVKSEKFSKNEEADVEHNTLAECTDLSKNAADVQHVTSNEFEQKNSISIRSSTVHKSQSINQESITNNKQRPLSNSNVGAKSSSNSDQKIVKHRNTNSAEKMIEHHSSKDIEAVNVEKDLDDATISTDTEMNSTDSNNQQTKSRKPIGYTDSVHDVSANQETANPLKTVTTDKRKTESNAGLSEEVIKSSRFVTSKVPEDITEADVKTAVEVDKEEEEERVTIYDDDGTSISDIVAAQALHESLSKLGKVPLLDTEMEEVQNTDLREEAKMKEHSEKDIVVQEETVEGFIGPLLDENFKADEKLSQKTMAMEEVQNLLMKVKVQAVEDDDDEEKAVGISPDNRFLKFEEEIGRGSFKTVYRGLDTQTGVAVAWCELQEKKLNKTERLRFREEAEMLKGLQHPNIVRFYDYWEVTLTRRKYIVLVTELMTSGTLKTYLRRFKKINPKVVKSWCRQILKGLSFLHSRSPPIIHRDLKCDNIFITGTTGSVKIGDLGLATLKNRSFAKSVIGTPEFMAPEMYEEHYDESVDVYAFGMCMLEMATSEYPYSECTGPAQIYKRVVSGVKPQSYDKVENPEVRDIIEMCIRLKKEERPLVKDLLNHEFFADDVGLKLEMVSRDSAVADTELSRVEFRLRVLDPKKRSNKHKENEAIQFDFDIQADNAEEVALEMAKSSLILEEDAKAVAKMLKSQITTLLREREERKAKEEKERLDRETATATDVTANAASAESLLQQQLLLQQMQLQQQQQQQQQQQQQQQQQQQQQPQQIQSNIGIQMQSQVPMQLQQSQMPIQQQQLQSNAQQAQQHSLQPQQVQLVQQQPIIQQQTSVVQPQQAQQIQYQQQMQQQYQQSQQQQYPQHVPQSLNANSPQCSTPQNVQGQPSFSQVPQQIQQPQQQLHQPQQYIQLNQMGVPQQIPHQIQQQIQPQMQMLSQQQHMHQQLQQQQYATQPQVQHVQQLHQHPVGSPPVQNQQYYQQNATGSSGYVSTGPLYQQTMPQQIFHTYTTSTNPSGHIEILSSTQTATQIYSHASLPTAAVAASSQSQYIQPAAQVQAPIPSGMSVNSSSAVTHIQNVPTSTIPNMQGASALLGNTNHQPQSQQNILVQMQYSQSANVIPNSLSMTSNVTNVPAQTSTSLQQQHQQHFIANTDQCPTTDRSTLMKQDTMDSIQSLPPDTPMNLQQDQIVTSAAVVTNVVQQQQPQPQPQSQPQPQPQPQPQPQPQPQPTTSNDGVTPENSESVAASERSRVKRSGTKRKKPGIKLTVLSVSSGEGQSMTVECQLDTSKQKTVTFKFDRDDMVPTDIANNLVAENLLPQSQCETFIELIEDIVKQLRLDPTRSLPLVAHGPPDQSAGGSPVTSRRPRDRDHSLDTAKRDETSNTSTPTKLLPIDQIISHIASATSEKQQTVQTPDQAGAENTSAEASRRSSTSTQNTDTLTPTNIPSDPTDTQETIVSATSAETVVEAHHNIQDDTSNSPFQSYQGSATQTQIQDAMVSANNVSDAPKESQEQQDIVDMKESGTAKETSASDVATEVSALTVPQPVRKVSRFLVSPVVEQKNIAAEEESSVNESVDRTNIATSQSAVQSVAPTAIVEPVLKNEEHVEVNVLDTQNITVHEQASNNDQVVQAVPYTVEQTDNTQQILQQGQQSVGMQQNIIQVQTLQQVTGHVQQTTTLGQSKQHTIILQGAITSQQATQQIPQTGVQHFVPVNSQKEMPQIQQPLHTNGMAQAQAQYPNQAIMQPGVVIQQQIPIQQSVITQPHQNVQAEHQHQAQMQAQRPAVQQFVPQQVQPPQQYVMLSGHMQSIQPNVDDRNRRVSSISTASNVSVDSQLSESSNISEEKRQGVTVANVPVAHMQHVQVVAQDQQSTMPLTQSVETAQQFQTTHQNVQHVSGNVPPSMPVPLPVHSAVATDVSIPKATIKTKEVSSTLPDLAQNLANILSNPKSKSATPHPLTSHEPTSISNTSTLIDYKPVQSEQYFQPIQPEASQLQIQPPIQQSYQGPIIHQGYQSQQNFQQAFPNQQLVHQSQIPILQSIPLTIPQQIDLQTQMMQSALQTVAGQSIAQGKWIVTANQIPLQQPMRLIQPNQLQPLQNQLHLQQIPMQSQMQQQTVQDQQHSESSVVIEQSNLHLKLPEQNPVKYLETENLDSSNLNCIHRTSSDCQLLMSENENSSHDVTPEHTFVESIDSTSMLQQQLSQQQYQQQQQHRKLSQQNSLDKVSDMSSMGSIGNGTGPQTIADLHQKLVQLTSQPSESLNVGTPPISYPATPHNHQIVGGYDAYMHSLQQKLYNIGMPVSSANAVCPLSPQTTIHSSTILPDTQVDATNEGSVITQENSGAFAFSQTNVECSLDSPTPGAPTGSETMSPSKENAKIRAQRPGSRLQELEQELAKIHHRGSIFAAAPTQPLSMINPVAMQQSAQNLLTTAPGSTVPVATVTPNIVTPRSGTNTPIQTELQDGNEKANPTQPIRKISRFVVSKVAGPPAHSNTTVNQQQSTDATRAQLQQAEELKILERQNVPSYHTDDLHGVPAQVPHSRENSVPPTVQATHGTNISNMEIEKEERFVALTPSEEYQLLIKRQTLELETLQRRHREELERFQQHQLQLLIQQQQQASALHQHQHHPLLYHTVATNISGPRIPGTEDYLMFSTAPQTPLQKGPNNYPDTDETLRLAMQKLKQTPLQLQPQQASAGIPHAYVIPIPVVPSENIQSVVSQQNNNCSNDILCESIDSTHSPAISNPTQYQFAPILSEGTNITSVTGSLPASAPLPIPSSTGAYIQYHESQPLSNFQTFSCTPHGGFFLPAGYRLIYAPPTGTTQSQPATPAASHIANSRDDTPPTTESHHSTTVENSTVPSLHSDQ; encoded by the exons GTATGAGACAAATAGGCAACGTTCTTCGGGTGGAACTGGTGGTGGCTTGTCTAGTTTATGTCCTAAGTTGGTGGCCAGTGGAGGTAGTGGCAGCCAAAGTGGTATCAGTTTGTCAGTGGGCCACTTAGCCTCTCAGGAAAGTGGAGGCCCTTGCGCAGTTGTCACTACTCAAAGGATCCACAGCCACGCACATCATAGACGCCAAAGAAAACTATCTATTGTCGCGCAGGCAGGTCCTAGTGCCAATGCTACTGGTGATAGAAAG GTGTTATCCAATATAAGTCGCTCTGCTAGTATCTCTAAAAAGCAAACTCGATCGCAGCGACATGATCAGAATGCTGATTCTTTGTCTGTAACTAGTAACGGTCTTGCAACCAGCTCCCCATCTTCCAAAAAGAAAGTACTATCTGCTCTACATATTTCCGAAAAGTCATCTACTCAAAGTATAAATTCGTCATCCTTAGATCATGAAAATGATCGTAGTTTTAGTGATGCTGAAGAAGCAATTGCAGCAACAGAGAATGTGTTTGCGACACCAG GATCTAGTTCTACACCTTCTACAccaattaataaagtaaaatcagaaaaattcaGCAAGAATGAAGAAGCAGATGTGGAACACAATACCCTCGCAGAATGTActgatttatcaaaaaatgctGCAGATGTACAACACGTGACTTCAAATgaatttgaacaaaaaaattctatatcaATAAGATCATCCACAGTACATAAATCACAATCTATTAATCAGGAAAGTATCACAAATAATAAGCAAAGACCATTGTCGAATTCTAACGTTGGCGCCAAATCTAGTAGTAACAGCGatcaaaaaattgtgaaacatAGAAATACAAATTCTGCAGAGAAAATGATTGAGCATCATAGTAGTAAAGATATCGAAGCAGTTAATGTAGAAAAAGATTTAGATGATGCTACGATATCAACGGACACAGAAATGAATTCCACAGACAGTAATAATCAACAAACGAAAAGTAGAAAACCTATAGGATACACAGATAGTGTGCATGACGTCAGTGCAAATCAAGAAACCGCAAATCCTCTGAAGACTGTAACCACCGATAAGAGGAAGACTGAGAGTAATGCAGGATTAAGTGAGGAAGTAATTAAGAGCTCGAGATTTGTAACATCAAAAGTACCGGAAGATATAACGGAAGCGGATGTCAAGACAGCAGTGGAAGTAGACaaagaagaggaggaagaaagagTGACGATATATGATGATGATGGCACCAGCATCAGCGATATAGTGGCAGCACAGGCGCTTCATGAATCTTTAAGTAAATTAGGCAAAGTTCCGCTATTAGATACCGAGATGGAGGAAGTGCAGAATACGGATTTACGAGAAGAGGCGAAAATGAAAGAGCATTCTGAAAAGGATATAGTTGTGCAGGAAGAAACGGTGGAAGGCTTTATCGGTCCATTGCTCGATGAAAACTTTAAAGCGGATGAGAAATTGTCACAGAAAACAATGGCGATGGAAGaggtgcaaaatttattaatgaaagttAAAGTGCAAGCTGTCGAGGATGATGACGATGAAGAGAAAGCTGTAGGTATTTCGCCGGACAATAGATTCTTGAAATTCGAAGAGGAAATTGGCCGTGGCAGTTTTAAGACCGTTTATCGCGGATTAGATACTCAAACAGGTGTGGCTGTAGCTTGGTGCGAATTGCAG gAGAAAAAGTTGAATAAAACAGAGAGATTAAGGTTTAGGGAAGAAGCTGAAATGCTGAAAGGATTGCAACATCCGAATATCGTAAGATTTTACGATTATTGGGAAGTTACACTTACTCGTAGGAAATATATTGTACTAGTCACTGAACTTATGACATCAGGAACATTAAAAac GTATCTGAGGAGATTTAAGAAGATCAATCCTAAAGTTGTGAAATCTTGGTGTCGGCAAATTTTGAAAGGCTTGAGCTTCCTTCATTCTAGATCACCACCCATTATCCACCGTGATTTAAaatgtgataatatttttatcacggGTACAACCGGAAGCGTAAAAATTGGTGATTTAGGTCTTGCAACACTGAAGAATCGCAGTTTTGCGAAGAGCGTTATCGGTACGCCGGAATTCATGGCACCCGAAATGTACGAAGAGCATTATGACGAGTCAGTTGACGTTTATGCTTTTGGAATGTGTATGCTTGAAATGGCTACTAGCGAGTATCCATATTCCGAATGTACAGGACCAgcacaaatatataaacgtGTCGTATCG GGTGTTAAGCCACAGAGTTATGATAAAGTGGAAAATCCGGAAGTACGTGATATTATAGAAATGTGTATACGTTTGAAGAAAGAAGAGCGACCGCTTGTTAAGGACTTGCTCAATCATGAATTTTTCGCTGATGACGTTGGATTAAAATTGGAAATGGTGTCACGCGATTCAGCAGTTGCAGATACTGAACTATCACGTGTTGAATTTAGATTGCGAGTATTGGATCCTAAAAAGCGCAGTAACaaacataaagaaaatgaGGCGATACAATTCGATTTTGACATACAAGCGGATAATGCTGAGGAAGTAGCGTTAGAAATGGCAAAGTCTAGTCTTATACTAGAGGAAGACGCTAAAGCAGTAGCCAAGATGTTGAAATCGCAAATTACCACCTTgttaagagaaagagaggaacgTAAAGCcaaggaagagaaagagcgtTTGGATAGGGAAACTGCCACGGCCACAGATGTCACAGCCAATGCCGCGAGTGCCGAAAGCTTATTACAGCAGCAATTGTTACTTCAACAAATGCAGttgcaacaacagcagcagcagcagcaacaacaacagcagcagcagcagcaacaacagcagcagcagccacAACAAATCCAGTCCAATATCGGAATACAGATGCAAAGTCAAGTTCCGATGCAATTACAACAGTCTCAAATGCCCATTCAACAACAACAACTGCAATCGAACGCTCAGCAAGCTCAACAGCACAGTTTACAACCTCAGCAGGTTCAGTTGGTTCAACAGCAACCGATAATTCAACAGCAAACGTCAGTCGTGCAGCCTCAACAAGCACAGCAGATACAATATCAACAACAAATGCAGCAGCAGTATCAGCAATCGCAACAGCAACAGTATCCTCAACATGTTCCGCAAAGTTTGAATGCAAATTCTCCGCAGTGTTCCACCCCGCAAAATGTTCAGGGTCAACCTTCATTTTCTCAGGTGCCACAGCAAATACAGCAGCCACAGCAACAATTACATCAACCACAGCAATATATACAATTGAATCAGATGGGTGTTCCGCAACAGATCCCTCATCAGATACAGCAACAAATACAACCTCAAATGCAAATGCTGTCGCAGCAGCAGCATATGCACCAACAGCTTCAACAACAGCAATACGCGACGCAACCGCAAGTCCAGCATGTACAGCAGCTGCATCAACATCCCGTTGGTTCGCCGCCTGTTCAAAATCAGCAATATTATCAGCAGAATGCTACTGGCTCTTCGGGATATGTGTCAACCGGTCCTTTGTATCAGCAAACCATGCCGCaacaaatatttcacacaTACACCACGTCCACTAATCCTTCCGGCCACATAGAGATCTTGTCGTCCACGCAAACCGCGACGCAGATTTACTCACATGCGAGTTTACCGACTGCTGCAGTGGCTGCATCGTCACAGTCGCAATATATCCAGCCAGCGGCGCAGGTTCAAGCGCCCATACCGTCGGGCATGAGTGTCAATAGCTCGTCTGCTGTGACTCACATACAGAATGTACCGACTTCAACGATCCCTAATATGCAGGGTGCGTCCGCTTTACTTGGCAATACCAATCATCAGCCTCAGTCTCAGCAAAATATTCTCGTACAAATGCAATATTCGCAAAGTGCGAATGTTATACCTAATTCTCTCTCAATGACGTCGAATGTTACAAATGTCCCGGCGCAAACGTCCACCAGTCTGCAGCAGCAACATCAACAACATTTCATTGCGAATACAGATCAGTGCCCGACGACCGACAGGTCTACCTTGATGAAACAGGACACGATGGATTCGATACAATCTCTGCCACCGGACACACCGATGAATTTACAGCAAGATCAAATTGTCACCTCTGCTGCAGTCGTAACGAACGTTGTACAGCAGCAACAGCCACAGCCACAGCCACAGTCGCAACCGCAGCCGCAGCCGCAGCCGCAGCCGCAGCCGCAGCCGCAGCCGCAGCCTACAACGTCAAATGATGG aGTTACGCCTGAAAATTCTGAAAGTGTTGCCGCTTCCGAGAGAAGTCGAGTGAAGCGTTCGGGAACGAAACGTAAGAAGCCAGGCATTAAACTGACAGTTCTGTCTGTTAGTAGTGGCGAGGGGCAATCAATGACCGTCGAGTGTCAGTTAGATACGAGTAAACAAAAGACtgttacttttaaatttgatcGAGATGATATGGTGCCTACGGACATTGCCAATAATTTG GTAGCGGAAAATCTATTGCCACAGTCCCAATGCGAGacatttatagaattaatCGAAGACATTGTCAAGCAGTTGCGCTTGGACCCTACACGTTCCCTACCTTTGGTAGCGCACGGTCCTCCCGACCAATCCGCCGGTGGAAGTCCTGTTACAAGTCGACGTCCTAGGGACCGTGACCACAGTCTCGATACAGCCAAG AGAGACGAAACTTCAAACACTTCCACTCCGACGAAATTATTGCCGATCGACcaaattatttctcatattgCCAGCGCTACTTCGGAAAAGCAACAAACCGTTCAAACACCTGATCAAGCAGGCGCCGAAAATACGTCAGCGGAGGCTTCTAGGAGGTCATCTACGTCTACGCAAAATACCGATACTTTAACACCTACAAATATACCGAGTGATCCAACAGACACCCAGGAAACTATTGTTTCTGCAACGTCTGCAGAAACAGTGGTGGAAGCGCATCACAATATTCAAGACGACACTAGTAATTCGCCTTTCCAATCTTACCAAGGTTCTGCAACGCAAACTCAAATTCAGGATGCTATGGTGAGTGCGAATAATGTAAGTGACGCACCGAAAGAATCTCAAGAACAGCAAGATATAGTGGATATGAAAGAATCTGGAACGGCTAAGGAGACAAGTGCGTCTGATGTAGCTACAGAGGTATCCGCTTTGACGGTACCACAGCCAGTGCGTAAAGTTTCTCGCTTCTTGGTTAGTCCTGTAGTTGAGCAGAAGAATATCGCGGCTGAAGAGGAATCTTCCGTTAACGAAAGCGTGGATCGTACCAATATCGCAACATCGCAATCAGCAGTTCAATCTGTCGCGCCTACCGCGATTGTAGAAcctgtattaaaaaatgaggAACATGTGGAAGTGAATGTGTTGGATACTCAAAATATAACAGTGCACGAACAAGCTAGCAATAATGATCAAGTGGTGCAAGCAGTTCCATATACCGTGGAACAAACAGACAACACTCAACAGATTTTGCAGCAAGGGCAACAATCGGTCGGAATgcagcaaaatattattcaagtgCAAACGCTGCAACAAGTAACGGGACATGTGCAACAAACTACAACACTCGGACAATCAAAGCAGCACACTATAATTTTACAAGGCGCTATAACTTCGCAGCAAGCGACTCAGCAAATACCTCAGACTGGCGTGCAGCACTTTGTGCCGGTAAATTCGCAGAAAGAGATGCCGCAGATACAGCAGCCGCTTCACACGAACGGAATGGCTCAAGCACAGGCGCAGTATCCGAACCAGGCGATAATGCAACCTGGCGTTGTGATACAGCAGCAGATTCCTATACAGCAGAGTGTAATAACACAGCCGCATCAGAATGTGCAAGCAGAGCATCAACATCAAGCTCAGATGCAAGCCCAACGTCCAGCAGTGCAGCAATTCGTCCCGCAACAAGTGCAGCCACCACAGCAATACGTAATGCTGTCGGGACACATGCAGTCGATACAACCGAATGTAGACGATCGAAATCGTAGAGTATCGAGTATATCTACCGCGTCGAACGTGTCTGTGGACTCCCAATTGTCGGAATCGTCCAATATATCTGAAGAGAAAAGGCAAGGTGTGACAGTGGCTAATGTGCCCGTAGCGCACATGCAGCATGTACAAGTTGTTGCGCAAGACCAGCAGAGTACAATGCCGTTGACGCAGAGCGTGGAAACTGCTCAACAATTTCAGACTACTCATCAGAATGTGCAACATGTTTCGGGAAATGTGCCCCCGTCCATGCCAGTACCCCTTCCTGTACATTCGGCCGTAGCTACGGACGTTTCTATTCCCAAAGCCACAATCAAAACGAAAGAGGTATCCTCGACACTCCCTGATCTCGCGCAAAACTTGGCGAACATACTTTCAAATCCAAAATCCAAATCCGCCACACCTCATCCTTTAACCAGCCACGAGCCAACGTCCATCTCAAACACTTCTACGTTAATCGATTACAAACCTGTGCAATCtgaacaatattttcaacctATACAACCGGAAGCGAGCCAATTGCAGATTCAGCCGCCTATTCAACAAAGTTATCAAGGACCGATTATTCATCAGGGATATCAATCGCAGCAAAACTTTCAACAAGCATTTCCAAATCAGCAGTTGGTTCACCAGAGTCAAATACCAATATTGCAATCAATTCCGCTAACAATCCCTCAACAAATTGATCTGCAAACACAGATGATGCAGTCGGCTCTTCAAACTGTAGCGGGACAATCAATCGCTCAAGGAAAGTGGATTGTTACTGCTAATCAAATTCCTCTCCAGCAACCGATGCGACTTATACAACCGAATCAGCTGCAACCACTTCAAAATCAATTGCATCTGCAACAGATCCCGATGCAATCACAAATGCAACAACAGACTGTACAAGATCAGCAACATAGCGAATCTTCCGTTGTAATAGAACAATCAAACTTACATTTAAAACTTCCAGAGCAGAATCcagtaaaatatttggaaaccGAGAATTTGGActcttcaaatttaaattg TATACATCGTACTAGTTCCGATTGCCAATTACTTATGTCCGAGAATGAGAACTCCAGTCACGATGTGACGCCTGAACACACTTTCGTTGAATCTATCGATTCTACATCAATGTTACAACAACAGTTGTCGCAACAACAATatcaacagcagcagcaacaccGCAAACTCAGTCAACAGAATTCATTGGATAAAGTGTCAGATATGAGCAGCATGGGGAGTATTGGAAATGGCACAGGGCCGCAAACCATAGCTGACTTACATCAGAAACTCGTGCAATTGACTAGTCAGCCGTCGGAATCGTTGAACGTCGGTACACCACCTATAAGCTATCCCGCTACGCCTCATAATCATCAAATAGTAGGAGGATACGACGCGTACATGCATTCTTTGCAGcagaaattgtataatatcGGTATGCCAGTTTCGTCTGCGAATGCGGTATGCCCATTATCTCCTCAAACGACAATACACTCTTCTACTATTCTCCCTGACACGCAAGTTGATGCGACTAACGAAGGCTCCGTTATAACCCAAGAGAACTCTGGTGCATTTGCATTTTCTCAAACG AATGTGGAATGCTCCCTCGATAGTCCAACGCCGGGAGCTCCTACAGGGTCTGAAACTATGAGCCCAAGCAAAGAGAATGCAAAGATACGAGCTCAAAGACCGGGATCTCGTTTGCAGGAATTGGAGCAGGAATTGGCAAAGATCCACCATAGAGGATCAATTTTTGCAGCAGCTCCGACGCAGCCATTATCGATGATTAATCCTGTAGCAATGCAACAATCCGCGCAAAATTTACTGACGACCGCTCCAGGCTCAACAGTACCAGTGGCTACTGTCACTCCCAACATTGTGACACCACGATCTGGTACCAATACTCCAATTCAAACAGAACTCCAGGACGGTAACgag AAGGCGAATCCTACACAACCTATCCGAAAAATTTCGAGATTTGTGGTTTCCAAAGTTGCGGGCCCACCTGCTCATAGTAACACTACTGTTAATCAACAACAGTCTACTGATGCGACGAGAGCTCAATTGCAACAAGcggaagaattaaaaattttagaacggCAAAATGTTCCTTCTTACCATACAGATGATCTGCATG GTGTACCTGCACAAGTACCTCATAGTCGAGAGAATTCTGTTCCGCCAACTGTACAGGCAACTCATGGTACTAATATTTCGAATATGGAA attgaaaaagaagaaagatttGTAGCTCTTACACCGAGTGAAGAATACCAACTGCTTATAAAAAG GCAAACTCTGGAATTGGAAACATTGCAAAGAAGACACAGGGAGGAGCTGGAACGTTTCCAACAACATCAGTTACAATTGCTTAttcagcagcagcaacaagcAAGCGCCCTTCATCAGCATCAGCACCATCCGTTGCTTTATCACACTGTTGCAACAAATATCTCTG GGCCTAGAATTCCAGGCACGGAAGACTATTTGATGTTCAGCACAGCGCCGCAGACTCCATTGCAGAAAGGTCCGAACAACTATCCGGACACTGACGAGACTTTACGGCTGGCCATGCAGAAATTGAAGCAGACGCCATTGCAGCTTCAGCCACAGCAGGCATCAGCTGGAATACCACATGCTTATGTTATTCCAATTCCAGTAGTGCCTTCCgaaaatatacaaagtgtAGTTTCTCAGCAGAATAATAACTGCTCGAATGACATATTATGCGAAAGCATCGATTCGACACACAGTCCGGCGATTAGTAATCCGACACAGTACCAATTCGCTCCTATATTATCGGAGGGGACGAATATTACGTCGGTGACTGGATCTTTACCTGCGTCGGCGCCCTTACCGATACCTAGTTCGACGGGCGCCTACATTCAATATCATGAGAGTCAGCCGTTATCGAATTTTCAAACCTTTAGCTGCACCCCCCACGGTGGTTTCTTTCTACCAGCTGGATACCGGCTGATATACGCACCGCCCACCGGGACGACTCAATCTCAGCCAGCGACACCCGCTGCGTCTCACATAGCAAATTCGCGCGACGATACGCCTCCAACGACGGAGTCGCATCACTCAACCACCGTCGAGAACTCGACGGTCCCTTCCTTGCATTCGGATCAATAA